A window of Watersipora subatra unplaced genomic scaffold, tzWatSuba1.1 SCAFFOLD_35, whole genome shotgun sequence genomic DNA:
ACATACTTACTATTATAAAGTTGGTAACTACGTCTTATTACAGAAATAGTAATAAATTGGTAACTACGGTGTCATACAGAATGATTATTAATAGGTTGGTAACTAATTTATCATACAGAAATAGTACTATCATGTTGGTAACCACTTTGCCAAAAAATAATTGACAAGAATAGTTTCAACCGTTATAACAATTATTCAACATTCCTATTCATAAAAATGTATTGGCTGATTTGGCGTGTAGGAAAGTTCATTATTTTTAGCAGCTCTAAAATTTAAAGGCTAGACACCCGGGCTAGAGTTACAATTTCTAAAACTACCAATTAAGAGCCGGTTAGTAATCAACATATTTCTGTATTGAaacttttactaacttttaccAACATGAAATGAAATTCTGTAAACTGAGAATGATCCAATTGTTTTGTATTCTGACATCAGGAACCAGCTTACAAGTAAATTGTAACATCAACATTTTTTATGGCAGTGAAGTTTCATACTAACTTTATGGGAAGTTTTCCTGCATTGATACAAACATACCATAATGTATAGCTTAAGTACTGCTTAGCTAATATTTGATATTATTTCTAGATTGCTACTTTATTTCGGGGTAGCAAGTAATTACAGTATGACAGCAGTATGACAGGTAACTAACTACCTTGTCATACAGAATTACAGTTATGAAGTTGGTAACTACACTGTCATACACAATTTATATAATTAAGTTGGCAACTACCATATAAGGGCATCATTTGATCTTGATGCGGATAAAACACTAATCAACTTGAAATGTTAACATGGAAATAATTTCGTCTTGAATTAGAAAGACATTCATAAATAACATTGCAACTCAACAGTATTGTTGTTTCTTTGTTCCTGAATGTTCACTAGTTTATACGTCATAAATTTCGACCTACACAGTCAAAAAAGtaatttggaaaaaaatttatacaaccacattcataaatattttaattttgaaaaatatatttggcatgTTCTTTCATCCCTACCTGAGTGATGATGTAGTTAAGTTGCAACTGCACATGGTAAGTTTTTCTAGTGAATGCAGATTTAGGATGAAAACAGGACTGGTCGAATCTATTTTAGAGTCAGAGACATCCAGTTCTATGAGGCTGCGCATTGAAGCAATTCTGTAACAAACAGTTCAGGTTTGTCTAGCAAACCTGATAGAGAAAAACtttgccttcaaatttaaaagttgcatATCAAAggaaatatttctaaaataacaaattttgtcacgatctcagaaaccatggttaaggcGCAAATCGCGAAGTTGAGTCATGCGCaagctgcactaactgaatttataatttttgtaacaatttttGCAACACTTGCATCAGGACCGATCAAAAGTGCTCTTTGTGAATCTTTAGTCAATTTAAccaataaaattattcaagCCTCGGAAAAACCCACTTTAAACTGTTGCTACATGAAAAAAgatatactgaaaaatggcaTCCTGTAAAATTAATCgattcttttttgccgatttcaaagataactctgacattttggactcTTTGAATGAGTACTTgcgtattccaactgatgtcaagaACAGCAACAGTGAAGGGAGTGATGATGCTGAATGACCTGAAGCCACTCTAATTGACAATTATGAAAACTATGAAGAGGTAGTACAGTGTTTAAAAGAGCAATAAGCTGTTCGGGTTAGAAGTGCTATTGGGGaatatatggtttaattataaattaaattattcaattttacatGATCAAAGTTCattgtttctgatgtttttgccatatgttactgttactattatgttcttaaagatttttttaatgttattacatacctataaaattacttattcaattttattacatttttaagATTGTTATATGATTTAATAATAAGATAAATTGTTCCATTTTCTAAGATCAAATTTCATAGGTCCTGATGGTGTCtgatatgttactgttattatttttctaaagattatCTCGGTGATACTGTGGCTGAGCTCAAAACGACAATACTACCAAGCCATTTTTACTATCATCAAAATTAATATTAAGTATCACATTTTGTGATAGATATACAAAACTTCCCAAAAACAGCCAACAGAAATATGTTTAGATATTTgaattcattatttttgttgtgtataaatacagaaatctagataaatatcacatttatttgatattggttgctatgatgttttgaaatgtaaacaaaattgtgcattggttttcgttttttcaaactttaacaccagttttctcagaactatgttttagCACTAATCTGCACAGCATTTGCTGTAATCACTATATAATCAAAATAGGTTTTTGCACCGTGGCTGAGAATTTTCTACTTCTACTAATGTAGATAGCTCTAAATTTTACACAACCGACTTAatcatggtttctgagatcatgatcccattgtattattttatttagtttgacAGGTCAAAAGTTTAACCATACCAATTCAGATAATTAATCACACAGTGGAAGTCAACGATTACATTATCAAAAAATGTTACAATACAATTTCAAAAATCTAAAACATAGTAAGTATAAGAGAtaagtatatatttaaattgtcaatttatatTTGCAACACCCGAGTGCAACTGTAGGTTTGGCAGAAAAATCCTTAAGAGTATTGTAATACAACTTCGTCAAATTAGGTAGAACCAGAACTGACATCAAACTTCAGGCTTTTTTGTTTCTCTATGTTTACCCATGCAGGCAAATTATAACTAAGCTTCAATGTTTCATTAGGCTGTAAAATCAGAATGTAGGTAATGagacaaattaaaaatatagattcaaatattttttcaatttatactgaaaaaaacattttttttcaaacttgtCGCTAAAAGCGGAAATCAGAAAGCcttaaaattttggttttaaacaAACCGCACAAGTGGCGAGTAAGAGATGACTttgaaaataaagtaaaatatttgctacaTCTTGGAATATTGTGGCAATGATAAAGAAATACAAAATTTGCTAAATTACCATGGCAGAGTGCCACAAAATTCAAAACCCAACACCGATAGACCATGACGACAAGCTGTAACCAATCTATTTGGCTACAAACATTTTAACTATATAATTATAGCTGATTTCTTCTTGAGATATCTAAAAATCTCCAATTTTCACCATATGGTCAGTTTAGCAGTTGCCATTTTTGAAGACGATATTTGGATGTCATCACATTCTAGAAGCCGTAATACATGATAGTGGTCTTTGTTACCCAAGCTACAAGTTCCAACAACTTGCTAATGAATACTGTTTTGCGAGCGTGATCAGCTCTCCTCAAAACCTGCAGGTAATCAGTGAAGCAGAGACAGGTGTAAACGCTGCGAAAATTCTGATAACGAATTTCTAGATCCTTTTCTTGCACTAATCTCCCGCTAGAAATAAGAAGTAAATTTTTGTTCTATATCATTTCAATCTTCAATCCACCTAATTACAGTGCACAGACCAACTGAGCTGCAAGGAAGTCCTGTTGATTGACCTGTTCTTTTGTTAACTCAACTTAAAAACCTGCTTTACAGCTTTAATAGTGACATCTACTAGTACAACAAAAAGTGCATATAATCTAAATTGTGGCTATTCACACCTAGTCTATATCTCAAGGATAACTGATCGACTGTTATATATTTTGACAACAGAGAATAGTCTAACGAAACACTCACGTACAATACAAGCATATGGTCAGGCCTTTCACTTTTATTGCTATTGTAACTGAAAATAATTTGCAACCAATAATATACTCTTTTTTTTCTAATAAATGATCTATGTATATTGGGCATTTCACGTGTTCTAGAGTGATATAGTCTTAGGTCACAAGTGTGTCAAGTTGTATTTCAATTTTTAACTGCATTTTGACACAACTGGGTTAGTTGGCCAATCTTCCATGGGGTCGTTTATCTTGGATTTGAAGGCTTTACATAGAATTAACACCTGGTTTGAAAAGATGCAGATTAGTTTGTGTTGTATAAACTGAGTTGCTAGACAAATTAGGTGGAAACTGATTTGAATGATTACAAGGTGTCTTAGCTGAAGTTTAACTTTCCACTTAGAATAAAAAGCCGAATTAGAAAGATATTCTGTATGGACTTGCCAGATCAAACCACTATTATCTTTATGGTTTTGTAGGTAATCTCATCTGTAGCATCGCTTTGTTGTTGATATGAGCAGCTAAACACACAGTTGACCATCTAATTTTCATTAGTTTGACTATAGTTTCACTTCAATAGCAGGGAAAATTTTCACTTAACAACTCATGTTGTAGTTATCTTTAAAAGTGAACTGCTCAAATGTTATAGTGAAAGAAGCAGCAGTTTAATTATGTAACTGGTAGTAGATATAAAAGCAAGGGATGAGGCATGTTTTGTGATGGGTGATATTAGGTGCCAACCTCAACCTTGACTCCTTGACTCCCAGCGAGCTATGCTCCAGCTATAACACCGCCAGTTCTAGTTCTCTGCACACCAAGCACTTCCTAACAACCATCACCATGCCATCTCTTGAAACCAAAGACCTCACTTCTATCTAGTCAGGAACTAAATtctgacaaaatattttcaagtccTGATCAAACAGAATATTATGAAACCGACAGTTATGACTCCACAAAAATTGTCAACTACTATCCAACAGCTTTCATAAGCACATCTGATATATGATCTCCTAATTTTACTAACTGAATCTCGATTCAACTCAAACAGGGTGATTGACAAGAGTGTTGTACTGATCGAGTCATCTTCTAATAGGAATTCTACAAAGCTCAAGCAGTCAATTGTCTTCAATAATAGATTTCCCCTAAAATAAACACAATGGCTGAATCGGCCACAATGCGAATGCACCTAAAATGCCATTATGACTACAGAGAGAACGTTCTGTCACTGCTTATAATTCTGTTACATCAATATGATTACCATCAACCTCCTGAGCCAGAACTCTACCTCGACAACCTCATCAtcagttttaaataatattcCGAGAGCAAGGTTGCTGATATCGCATCATACAAACCCCTTATCAGTATATCAAGCCAATCATATACCTCAAACATGATCTTTATCATTACGCAAGGCTTTAGTGGCACATAGCATAGATATATAACTCTAGAAAGAATATGATCTTCTTAACCATAATAACTTGTCTGTCTCTCCGTGAAGCTACATGCTACTCTCAATAGACCACCAATGGGTGAGTGGTTGAACCTGTAGCAAACGCTGACTTCTACTGTGTGTCGGCGTGCAAGGATACTGATCAGTAGCCTTTGACCAGTTCCATGACACTGTAGTACTGACTGCTGAACAATGCATTGTGGCTGTTGTTGATCTGGACAAAGGGGTAGGCGTGATGGTCTGTAATGACATTCATCAACTGGTAGTCGACACAGAACCGTCACTTGCCATTGTTCTCCCAGACCAACTCTACCAGAGAGCTCCAGGCGCCTCCATCCGGTTCAAGAGGCCCTTTGCTCAGTAGCTCTTAAACTTCCCACTTTGCATCTGCCTGCTTATTCAGTCCCAACTGATGGAGAGGCTGTCAGATAAGCTGGATCCCCTCTTTCAATGGGATGGAATGCTTCACATCAGAGTTTTATCACACATATCCGTTGTTGGAGCGGAATATGCCCTGATAACTTGTCAGCATAGTGTTAGTCGACTCAGTGTGCTGAGCTGGCTAAACTATGACCGAGTCTTTTGCTGTGATGTTAAGACTCGGTCCCGTTGTGGCATCAGTCATAAAATCAGCTGGGCATTCGTCCCTGATCTCGGCGCCCTGCCGTTGCAATAAGCTATAGCACAAACggaaaagtattttttattcaacCAGAACAACAAGCATCGCAAGTATATCAAATCCTAaattagaatttttttaaaaataaatataccaCACCTATATTGTGGCATTCTTAAACTAAAAGTCATTGGATTATAGATATATCGAACTGTGTAGTGAACGGTGTGAACTAATTGCTGAAAACACACGCTGTAACATAAAAAGACACAGGGCAAGCCACAATTCACcaaaataatacaaattttaaaactggCAGCTGTTATGCAAGGTACTAATTTCTCTATTTTGTATCTAAGGTTACATAGTGTCATATTTTGTGACTAAAAAGAAGATTTAAGACTTAAaatcaattattataaattaaaagcTTTTGGTAGATTAAACTAACAGACCATTTGACTCTGcgaaaaaaaaacattctttagctCGTAGTTACTGTTCAACAGTTGAGGTAATGTTTTATCAAACTACGGAATAACTCATTCACTATCACAAGCCGATGTATCAGTTCAGGTTATCTTCTTTTTGTGCCCAGAAGCAGATACATCAGCTTTTAGACAGTGCGCTAGTTTATTTGCAGTTACCTATTCTTCACTTCATATAAATCAATAAGATCTCCATAAAACCAAGCTGGCTGCTAACAATATAGACTAATTCAAAGGCTTTTCATTAGGAGCTCAAATTTTATAAACAGAAAGTTTGCCACAGACAAAGCATGGTTGAAAATAGAATGCGGAACAGCTGTGGAAGCTTTGAACATTCTCAGCCATCAGGACTCCAATCACTCTATATCGAGTGAATCTGACTCTTCTAGCAACGAATCTTGCTAAGAAATAGCCCAGTGTAATAGTGCTAACAGCAGTACCACTATCGTAACAGAATATTATGGTGACAGTCAAAATATGGCTATCGAAATTGCTTGGCAAATATTGTTCATAAGGTTTGTGAAAATTTTGTCCCTTTTAAGGAAGTTAGTTAAAGATAAAGTTTTCTAATAACAAGTTTATCCTCAACAATCTGGTATTGGAATTCAGTTGATATCTTCGCTCTTTCTCAAGTTATTACCAAATTAGTgattttatttcacatttgtGAGAATAGAAAAAATTTGGGTCAGAGCTAAAATTAAATGCGGTAGTGAACGAGTTAAACCAATTGACTGCCAATTGTATCATTTTCACAACCCAACCTGAGTCTTTGAAATTCACATCTGTGCAGTGTGAGCTTTTTGAATGACGTAAGTCTTTCTAAGGCTTCAACATCATTGCTATCTAATTTAATGTTTGTGACTTCCAAGTTCTTTAGATTGGTCAGTGAAGCAAACCTGCGACAGAAAACCATAACAAATTATTGCAAATTAACCAAACCCAGTGTTGCTGTATATTAACTCATTTGAATAAAAGTATTAGGGTAACATTGTTTCATTCTCaagtttatttaatttaaatgtaaatCTTAATACAGTTCTCTCACTCATGATAGCTAAATTCCAGATAAAAAACTAATATGCGTTGGTAAATAGGCTGAGAGTGAGCTAGATCTTTCACTCAAAATAACGATACTCGTAATCTTCTGGTGGCATTTTATTAataccattgtaaatatatCAGGTAATTATTTACCTTTCCCTGTTATGTTTCAACTCAGCCTCACTTGATATCCTAAGGTATTCCTCTGAATTCTGCTCAGTTTCATCATCTATTGTATACAAAGATAATTACATAAGCTAAACTTACTGAACATGAAATAATGTTGATATGGCACAGTTGTTTTGTTCTACTTCAAAGGAGATGGAATTTGTAGtcagaaataaataataaaatataactattaataatgtttataactAACAAACCATAAACTCCTTTAAGAGTTTTTTAGAAAAGTTCTgtcatttaataattgatagagTCGAATAATCAATAATTATAAAGTCAAAGAGCTCAGAACTAGTGTAACACCagataaactattttaaatacatttttaggTTGTTTACGTTTGCTGTATTGATTTATGGCTCCTGTCATTTCTTTACACTGAGCCAACTTTTAGAATAGTTTTCATTGTTTTGAATTCTATAACTGCTTTTGAATGGTTCTATGCGGTGATAATACCATGAAATTTTGTTGTAATTCGATGCCACGGTCAATTTGATATCAACAGAATTATAAAACGATTACTGTTAGCACAGTATTGTAATATGATAAGTAGTATTTAGCAAACAGCAAAACTTAATGCGCATATCAGTATTCGATTAGGAATACGTTGGATATAGTGCAGAAAATGCCAATGAACGTTTTATTAGACACACAGAGCAATTTGTGATGTTTAAAGCAATATTTGACACACAGGGCAATGTTTACCACATGGTACTGTAAACTAAAATTGAGAATAATAGTTAAAATGAACCACCATAAAAGTTGGGAATTTTTTATACCAGAATAAAAAGAAGCTGTTGGATGAAGCTGGATGTTGGAAATCTTGTCTCTGAAGTCTCTCTCTATCTCATTCAGGGCTTCACTCAGAATGATAGCAATGTAAATGCTTGATCCATACTCTGGTATTTTTACTGTATATTTCCCTACCAACATAGCAATTGGCATCCAATGACCTTCTTTGTCTTGAATATGCAGAATCTTTCCAGAGTCACCTTCTTCAAACCTATAAATATAAGTTCATTTTGATACACTGATGAGCGCTTGTACGCACATGCAGCAATGTACAAAAAACCCAGCTGGATCTGGaagcatgtgtgtgcgtgcgtgttttgtgtgtgtgcgcgtgtttGCGCGTGCGGGCATTAGCGCGCGTGCGTGCTTGGGTGTGTGCGTGCTTAGGCGTGTGCGTGCTTGGGCTTATGTGTGGTTGGGCGTGTGTGTGCTTaggcgtgtgtgtgcgtgtttgtgAGTGTTTGTGAGTGTTTGTGAGTGTTTGTGAATGTTTGTGAGTGTGCGtgaaaattataattacaaCTACTCTCCTTGAAGCTAACCACTTTTACAATGGCTTTCGTTGTTACACAGAAGCACATGATACTTTTTAGCTCATTAAAAGCCTTAACTTTTATAGCCTAAAATCTGCCTATAAAGATGTTGCATATATGTTCTCGGCTGGATTACCATGGAAAGCAATGTATCAATGACTGCTGGTACGTCTTTAAAAACGAACtccaatatatatttttgtgtgCATCAATCTTTTATTgataaatcaatttaaattatGAATTACTATAAACTTTCTCGTTTGCTCTTAACTAACTACACATAAGTGAGTTTAGTGAGTAGTTTTGGTTTTTATACTGTCtggttttaaaaaattgtaaggTTCTTTTCAAAAAATCAGATCGATACATTAGTATTATAAAGAAGATAAACTGTTTAAGTAAATTTTACTCAGGCTATCCAGGTTTGTACATACCAAAATACAACAGTTATTGGGTCTCTGAAAATGGTCTCACATTTGTAAAGCAATTAACAGGAGTACCACATGACCATGACTAATAGCTACAGTTTTTACgctaataaatattttcaaatacaGAAAAAAATGAGCAGGCAGACGACTAGCCTATCACTTTCAATAAATcatgaacaaaaaaattattttgtgattTGAGATTTTTTTTTCTGAAAATATCTCAAGTGTGGACAGTGCTACAGTAAACAGGCTGGAAATTTCATCTCATTGGTTTAGGGTAAAGATCATTGCATCCAATGAAAGCTGCGAATGTTAAAAGTCTTACATCTATGTAATTGGCTACGTAGCTAAAAGGTGTTCTGTTCTACTAAGGTTACCTTTTTGTGGTTAAAGTGGCCATATACATAGTAGTGGTACTGGTGGTACTAGTGATACTGGTGGTACTAGTGATACTGGTGGTACTAGTGATACTGGTGGTACTAGTGATACTGGTGGTACTAGTGAGACTGGTGGTACTAATGATACTGGTGGTACTAGTGATACCGGTGGTACTAGTGATACTGGTGATACTGGTGGTACTGGTGATAATGGTGATAGTGGTGGTACTAGTGATACTGGTGGTACTAGTGATACTGGTGGTGATACTGGTGGTGATAATGGTGGTGATACTGTTGGTAGTAGTGGTAGAGGTGGGGTAGTGGTGGTAGTAGCGGTGGTGGTGGTGGTGGTAGTAGTGGTATTGGTGGTGGTACTAGTGGTAGTGGTGGTAGTGGTggtagtggtagtagtggtggtagtggtagtagtggtagtagtggtagtagtagtggtagtagtagtagtattagtagcagtagtagtagtggtagtagtagtagtagtaatagtagtagtaatcgtagtagtaatagtagtagtactagtagtagtaatagcagtagtaatagtagtagaaatagtagtactagtagtattagtaatagtagtacttttggtagtagtaatagtaacagtattagtaatagtagtagtaatagtagtagtgatagtagtagtaatagcagtagtaatatcagtagtaatagcagtagtaatagcagtagtagtaatagtcaTAGTAAAAGTAATAGTATTATTATTGGTAACGCTAACGATTACGGTAATGTTAAAGGTAATTTTAACAGTAATGTTAGCGGTAATGTTAACGTTAATGTTAACGGTAATGGTAACGGTAATGGTAATGTGTACGGTAATGGTAACGGTAACGGTAATGGTAACGGTAATGGTAGTGGTAATGGTAACAGTAATGGTAACGATAATGGTAATGGTaatgttaacagtaatggtaacAGTAATGGTCACGGCAATGTTAACGATAATGGTAATGATAAAAGTAACGGCAATGTTAATGGTAATGTTTATGGTAATGTTTATGGTAATGTTAACGGTAATGTTAGCGGTAATGGTAACGGTAATGGTAACGGTAATGGTAACAGTAATGTTAATGGTAATGGTAACGGTAATGGTAACGGTAATGGTAACGGTAATGTTAACGGTGATGGTAACGGTAATGGTAACGGTAATGTTAACGATAATGGTATTGATATATGTAACGGTAACGGCAATGTTAATGGTGATGTTAATGGTAATGTTAACGGTAATGGTAATGGTAACGGTAATGGTATCGGTAATGGTAACGATAATGGTAACGGTAATGGTAACGGTAATGTTAATGGTAATGGTAACGGTAATGGTAACGGTAATGTTAACGATAATGGTAACGATAATGGTAACGGCAATGTTAATGGTAATGTTAACGATAATGTTAACGGTAATGTTAACGGTAATGTTAATGGTAATGGTAACGGTAATGTTAACGGTAATGGTAACGGTAATGGTAACGGTAATGGTAATGGTAACGGTAATGGTAACGGTAGTAGTAACGGTAATGTTAACGGTAATGGTAACGGTATTGGTAACGGTaatgttaacagtaatggtaacGGTAATGGTAATTGTAACGGCAACAGCAATTTTAACGGTAATGCTAACGGGAATGGTAACGGTAATAGTAAcggtaatagtagtagtaatagtagtagtagtagcagtagcagtgccagtagcagtagcagtagaagtagcagtagcagtatatgcagtagcagcagtagtagtaatagtagtagtaatagtagctaTGATAATAGGACCAATGATAATAGTAGCAGgggtattagtagtagtaatagtagttactagtactactgtagtGCTAGTAATATTAGATAGCTAAGAGGCTATTAGCTATACATTACTGGGTAGTAATGAAGAGTTAGCATTGCAACAAAGCTAGTTAATACTGGCAATACGAGTATCAAAATAATCTGTATAAAACATATAACGGGGTTGTTATTAGACAATATTTTCTCTTTTGGCAAAGAGTCTCTCACAGACTAAGGGttataaaattcaaaaattatgaatataaatGATGAAGTTGTGTGCAATAAACTATTAGCCTACTAAGAACATTGGGCGAGTTAAGTTTTTCTTGCACGAAAAAAAAAGTTTATCGAAAAACGGTCGGAAACAGTCAAAGCTGCCTgaaaatattcataaatattaaattCTGTGACGTTATTCTTAGATTACTAAGAATGTTGTTAAACATAAGTTTTTTTTGCAAGGTATGtgaagttttacagtaaatttaacttaccaaaaaatattttgatcaacacctttatttgaacccACCCATCAATAGAATGGCATTAAAGACAAACGGTTGAAAAAACCACACAGAaatttaattgaacaccacctttatttgtcGACCACTATGACATTTTTCGATATATGTGAACCCATATTAGAAAGCGATCAATAGAAAGGTGTCCACAATTTACTACTAATAACAACTCAGTTGATCACAGCTATTTTGGTTGTTGTTGCTGTGTGTACCATAGTCCATGTtgtaactccaaagctttacattttgttttgttaaaactttgaaagcaacacaatCCAAATAATTATAAAGTGTTTCAGGATAATATTAGTATTTTGTTTTACGCGCTTTTGATACTTTGACAGAGGTAAAAAATGATTTATCAGTTGCTATGGAATCTGTAACACTATTTGAGGCTACACGATTTCTGCTTAGCAGGCATGTGCAAGATTACACACAGTTTCTCTTTTCTGGGCAACAAGTGTATTTAAAACGACCAAATTTAAAAGACTTGCcctgcaaaaaataatttgaatgcAAATATCAACTAATGAATTGGTGCAGATGAACAGTGAAGGTCAAAAGGCATTGTAGAAGGAAAATAACAGGCAAGAAAAGTTGATATTAGTTCAACCAAAAGCAGCAACAGAACGCAACTGGACAAGCCATTGATGAggataattttgttttaaacatgttaagttttgtttctgCTTGTATTATATGAtttgtgtcatgcaagtgccaagtattattggtactttgccaacaaacattatgcttattagctaaagctttatacaagctaatatattatagtactgtctcattatagctattaataatgcttgtagctttttacaaagcttttctatgaccaaacatataaatacttgggttttctgttatcaaatcagttgtctctggagagtgcaataaaccacatttctctaatttaatactctatttgattgcttctgtgcagaaacataacagaagctaattggcgacaaggatttctcttttgaacagttacaaagagttttgttcagattttatcattgataaaatcgatacaaagagttctagtttattacaagagtaactgttcaaaattgcaccactacaatggcagaagtagcagacctgatcaagctaatgcagaagcagcaggaggaccagagacagcagcaag
This region includes:
- the LOC137410002 gene encoding aspartate and glycine-rich protein-like, giving the protein MVLTAEQCIVAVVDLDKGVGVMVCNDIHQLVVDTEPSLAIVLPDQLYQRAPGASIRFKRPFAHGHIHSSGTGGTSDTGGTSDTGGTSDTGGTSDTGGTSETGGTNDTGGTSDTGGTSDTGDTGGTGDNGDSGGTSDTGGTSDTGGDTGGDNGGDTVGSSGRGNFNSNVSGNVNVNVNGNGNGNGNVYGNGNGNGNGNGNGSGNGNSNGNDNGNGNVNSNGNSNGHGNVNDNGNDKSNGNVNGNVYGNVYGNVNGNVSGNGNGNGNGNGNSNVNGNGNGNGNGNGNGNVNGDGNGNGNGNVNDNGIDICNGNGNVNGDVNGNVNGNGNGNGNGIGNGNDNGNGNGNGNVNGNGNGNGNGNVNDNGNDNGNGNVNGNVNDNVNGNVNGNVNGNGNGNVNGNGNGNGNGNGNGNGNGNGSSNGNVNGNGNGIGNGNVNSNGNGNGNCNGNSNFNGNANGNGNGNSNGNSSSNSSSSSSSSASSSSSRSSSSSICSSSSSSNSSSNSSYDNRTNDNSSRGISSSNSSY